From Solibacillus isronensis, the proteins below share one genomic window:
- the uvrA gene encoding excinuclease ABC subunit UvrA — protein sequence MKNTEIVVQGARAHNLKNIDVTIPRDKIVVVTGLSGSGKSSLAFDTIYAEGQRRYVESLSAYARQFLGQMDKPDVDTIEGLSPAISIDQKTTSRNPRSTVGTVTEIYDYLRLLFARIGKPYCPTHGIEITSQTVEQMVDRLMEYPERTKMQLLAPVIEGKKGTHVKLLEDLKKQGFVRIRANGELRDLDDNIELDKNKKHTIEVVVDRVVVKEGNETRLSDSLEAALRIADGRVLVDVIDHEELLFSEHHACPLCGFSIGELEPRMFSFNSPFGACPTCDGLGSKAKADIDLVIHNWDLTLLENAIAPWESVSSNYYPQLLASVCKHYNIPMDVPVKDIPKEKMDKILYGSGKEKILFEYTNDYGSMHKKNIEFEGVIANIERRFTDSSSDYVRESMQKYMTEQPCATCKGHRLKKETLAVKIKDQNISEATRHSIQEMYEFFSSVELTEKERQIANLIIREVIERLKFLLDVGLNYLTLARSAGTLSGGEAQRIRLATQIGSRLTGVLYILDEPSIGLHQRDNDRLINTLVNMRDLGNTLIIVEHDEDTMMAADHLIDIGPGAGVHGGQVIAQGTPKQVMKNKESITGQYLSGKKFIPLPLERRKSDGRKIKIKGASENNLKNVSVDIPLGQFIAVTGVSGSGKSTLVNEILYKSLASKLNRAKVKPGKHKTIEGLEQLEKVIDVDQSPIGRTPRSNPATYIGVFDDIRDVFAMTNEAKVRGYKKGRFSFNVKGGRCEACRGDGIIKIEMHFLPDVYVPCEICHGKRYNRETLEVKYKDKNISDILEMTVEDALEFFGNLPKIQRKLQTIVDVGLGYVKLGQPATTLSGGEAQRVKLASELHRRSTGKSFYILDEPTTGLHADDISRLLIVLQRLVENGETVLVIEHNLDVIKTADHIIDLGPEGGEGGGTILATGTPEKIAEVKESYTGRYLKPILERDRERMESRIKEAQNK from the coding sequence GTGAAAAATACAGAAATTGTCGTACAAGGTGCACGAGCGCATAATTTAAAAAATATTGATGTCACAATTCCTCGCGATAAAATTGTCGTTGTGACAGGTCTTTCAGGTTCCGGTAAATCTTCATTGGCATTCGATACAATTTATGCGGAAGGGCAGCGCCGTTACGTCGAATCATTGTCTGCATATGCACGACAATTTTTAGGGCAGATGGACAAGCCGGATGTCGATACAATTGAAGGACTGTCTCCGGCCATTTCGATCGACCAGAAGACGACGAGCCGTAACCCGCGCTCAACTGTCGGGACAGTAACGGAAATTTACGATTATTTACGTCTCCTTTTTGCGCGGATCGGAAAACCTTACTGCCCGACACATGGGATTGAAATTACATCACAGACAGTTGAGCAAATGGTCGACCGCCTGATGGAATATCCGGAGCGCACGAAAATGCAGCTGCTTGCCCCTGTTATTGAAGGGAAAAAAGGAACGCATGTAAAGCTGCTTGAAGACTTGAAAAAACAAGGCTTTGTGCGTATCCGTGCAAACGGGGAACTGCGTGATCTCGATGACAATATCGAGTTGGATAAAAATAAAAAGCACACGATTGAAGTAGTCGTGGACCGTGTTGTCGTAAAAGAGGGCAATGAAACACGTTTAAGTGATTCACTTGAAGCAGCGCTCAGAATTGCGGATGGTCGCGTTCTAGTCGATGTGATCGATCATGAGGAACTGTTATTCAGTGAGCATCATGCATGTCCGCTATGCGGATTTTCAATTGGTGAACTGGAACCGCGCATGTTCTCATTCAACAGTCCATTTGGGGCTTGCCCTACATGTGACGGGCTTGGTAGTAAGGCAAAGGCCGATATCGACTTAGTCATTCACAACTGGGATTTAACATTGCTTGAAAATGCGATTGCACCATGGGAATCCGTATCGTCCAACTATTACCCGCAGCTGTTGGCATCGGTATGTAAACATTACAATATTCCAATGGATGTGCCGGTAAAAGATATTCCTAAGGAAAAAATGGACAAAATTTTATACGGTTCAGGAAAAGAGAAAATTCTCTTCGAATATACGAATGATTATGGCAGTATGCATAAGAAAAATATCGAATTTGAAGGCGTCATCGCGAATATCGAGCGCCGCTTTACAGATTCATCTTCAGACTATGTGCGTGAATCAATGCAAAAGTACATGACCGAACAGCCTTGTGCTACTTGTAAAGGGCACCGTCTGAAAAAGGAAACATTGGCCGTAAAAATTAAAGACCAAAATATTTCGGAAGCGACTCGACATTCCATTCAGGAAATGTATGAGTTCTTTAGTTCAGTAGAATTAACGGAAAAAGAACGCCAGATTGCAAATTTAATTATTCGTGAAGTTATTGAACGACTGAAGTTCTTATTGGACGTTGGTTTAAACTATTTAACACTTGCACGGTCTGCTGGAACATTATCCGGCGGGGAAGCACAGCGGATCCGACTGGCAACACAGATCGGCTCCCGTTTAACAGGTGTTCTTTATATTTTGGACGAGCCGTCAATCGGGTTGCACCAGCGTGACAATGACCGGTTAATTAATACACTTGTAAATATGCGCGACCTCGGTAATACATTAATTATCGTCGAGCATGATGAAGATACGATGATGGCAGCAGACCATTTAATCGATATCGGGCCGGGTGCCGGTGTACATGGCGGTCAAGTCATTGCGCAAGGGACACCAAAGCAAGTAATGAAAAACAAAGAGTCGATTACCGGTCAATATTTAAGCGGGAAGAAATTTATTCCGCTTCCGCTTGAACGCCGTAAATCAGATGGCCGAAAAATAAAGATTAAAGGCGCTTCTGAAAATAACTTGAAAAATGTCAGTGTCGATATTCCATTAGGGCAGTTCATCGCCGTTACAGGTGTGTCAGGTTCCGGTAAATCGACATTGGTAAATGAAATCTTATATAAGTCACTTGCATCAAAACTGAACCGTGCAAAAGTGAAGCCGGGTAAGCATAAAACAATAGAAGGTTTAGAACAGCTGGAGAAAGTAATCGATGTGGACCAATCGCCAATCGGCCGTACTCCACGTTCAAACCCGGCAACGTATATTGGCGTATTCGATGATATTCGTGATGTTTTTGCGATGACGAATGAAGCGAAAGTGCGCGGCTATAAAAAAGGACGTTTTTCGTTCAACGTAAAAGGCGGACGTTGTGAAGCTTGTCGTGGGGATGGCATTATTAAAATCGAGATGCACTTCTTACCGGATGTTTATGTGCCGTGTGAAATATGTCACGGGAAGCGTTATAACCGTGAAACACTGGAAGTAAAATATAAAGATAAAAATATTTCCGATATTTTGGAGATGACGGTAGAAGATGCGTTGGAGTTTTTCGGGAACTTGCCAAAAATCCAGCGTAAACTGCAAACGATCGTCGATGTCGGTCTTGGCTATGTGAAGCTTGGTCAGCCAGCGACAACATTATCTGGCGGTGAAGCACAGCGTGTAAAATTGGCGTCGGAATTGCATCGTCGTTCAACCGGCAAGTCGTTTTATATTTTGGATGAGCCAACGACCGGTTTGCATGCGGATGATATTTCCCGTTTATTGATTGTACTGCAGCGCTTAGTTGAAAACGGGGAGACCGTGCTTGTTATTGAACATAATCTCGATGTTATCAAAACTGCCGACCATATTATTGATTTAGGTCCTGAAGGCGGCGAAGGTGGCGGTACAATTTTAGCGACAGGTACACCGGAGAAAATAGCCGAAGTGAAAGAAAGCTATACTGGACGCTACTTAAAACCGATTCTGGAACGTGATCGTGAACGTATGGAATCAAGAATTAAAGAAGCGCAAAATAAATAG
- a CDS encoding DUF4097 family beta strand repeat-containing protein yields MQEERKRILKLVESGTITAEEAIVLLEKLSSEKESTPAQAAPVEQPVFEEKYEEEPHKAEPVFEEQKEKRKTTGFEDIFGKSFNDKEFNKKMDEFMGDIKQDLSQFSTRMTGLVGAALSKFKELDIDTPFGEKVEFTKTYAYPVADVKGVELEIANGKVDIVRATDDLVTVNVTGKTPLKGTEEETIAQATENMSKLTNDKLFIQSTNKFAQVKVQVAIPEKHYDVVIAKLLTGSVSIEQVDAKLVKARTHNGVIRLENATFDHAELQTSNGAVEARHIKGEDLEICTANGRIYVDGELNEVEAESMNGHVVITTTSAEAHKIKARALAGSVEIYVPKTVALDGQVFSNFGKADIGLSDVLVTEEEEQFLSKSVRFTKELEGAKLLKLVGESRTGTVIVRYTLL; encoded by the coding sequence ATGCAAGAAGAACGTAAACGCATTTTAAAATTAGTTGAAAGCGGTACAATTACGGCAGAAGAGGCGATTGTATTACTGGAAAAATTGTCGTCGGAAAAGGAATCCACTCCAGCACAAGCAGCACCAGTCGAACAACCGGTTTTTGAAGAAAAGTATGAAGAAGAGCCGCATAAGGCAGAACCGGTTTTTGAAGAACAAAAAGAAAAACGTAAAACAACAGGATTTGAAGATATTTTCGGCAAGTCATTTAACGATAAAGAATTCAATAAAAAAATGGACGAGTTTATGGGCGATATTAAGCAGGATTTATCGCAATTCAGCACACGCATGACAGGGTTAGTCGGTGCAGCTTTATCAAAGTTTAAAGAGCTTGATATTGATACACCGTTCGGAGAAAAAGTGGAATTCACTAAAACGTATGCTTACCCTGTAGCTGATGTTAAAGGGGTAGAGCTGGAAATCGCCAATGGTAAGGTGGATATCGTACGTGCAACGGATGATTTAGTTACTGTGAATGTGACAGGGAAAACACCGTTAAAAGGTACTGAGGAAGAAACGATTGCACAGGCAACGGAAAACATGTCGAAGCTGACAAATGACAAATTATTTATTCAATCAACAAATAAATTTGCACAAGTGAAAGTCCAAGTAGCTATTCCAGAAAAACATTATGATGTAGTCATTGCGAAACTATTAACAGGTAGCGTTTCAATCGAACAGGTTGATGCAAAGCTAGTAAAAGCGCGTACACATAACGGCGTAATCCGTCTGGAAAATGCAACATTTGATCATGCGGAACTGCAAACGAGCAATGGTGCAGTAGAAGCCCGTCATATTAAAGGTGAAGATCTGGAAATCTGCACAGCAAATGGACGTATTTACGTTGACGGTGAATTAAATGAAGTCGAAGCTGAATCGATGAATGGACATGTTGTTATCACAACAACAAGTGCGGAAGCGCATAAAATCAAGGCACGTGCACTAGCAGGTTCAGTAGAAATTTATGTTCCGAAAACAGTCGCACTGGATGGCCAGGTTTTCTCAAACTTCGGAAAAGCAGATATCGGTTTAAGTGATGTACTGGTTACAGAAGAAGAGGAGCAATTCCTGTCAAAATCAGTCCGTTTCACAAAAGAACTGGAAGGTGCGAAACTCCTGAAATTAGTAGGGGAATCTCGCACAGGAACAGTAATAGTACGTTATACACTGCTATAG
- the ftsE gene encoding cell division ATP-binding protein FtsE, which translates to MIEMNNVVKKYPNGVVAANGITVHIKKGEFVYIVGPSGAGKSTFIKLMYREEKPTSGDVIINGINLRTLKNNRVPHLRRHLGVVFQDFKLLPRLTVYENVAFAMEVIEEQPSVIRKRVMEVLELVGLKHKVRMLPNELSGGEQQRVAIARSIVNRPKVMIADEPTGNLDPETSWEIMNIFEEINRQGTTILMATHNREIVNTVRKRVIAIEGGMIVRDEYGGDYGYEN; encoded by the coding sequence ATGATTGAAATGAATAATGTAGTGAAGAAGTATCCTAATGGGGTCGTCGCCGCAAACGGGATTACGGTTCATATAAAAAAGGGTGAATTTGTATATATAGTTGGCCCGAGTGGAGCAGGTAAATCGACATTTATTAAATTGATGTACCGTGAAGAAAAACCGACTTCCGGCGATGTCATCATTAATGGTATTAACTTGAGAACGCTAAAAAATAATCGCGTACCTCATTTACGCCGTCATCTTGGTGTCGTCTTCCAGGACTTTAAATTATTGCCGCGCTTAACAGTATATGAAAATGTAGCGTTCGCGATGGAAGTAATTGAAGAACAGCCAAGTGTCATTCGTAAACGGGTAATGGAAGTACTCGAACTGGTGGGATTAAAGCATAAAGTGCGAATGCTGCCGAATGAGCTGTCAGGTGGAGAACAGCAACGTGTTGCAATTGCCCGCTCGATTGTGAACCGTCCAAAAGTGATGATTGCGGACGAGCCTACAGGAAATTTAGACCCGGAAACTTCGTGGGAAATTATGAATATTTTTGAGGAAATCAATCGCCAAGGTACGACGATTTTAATGGCAACACATAACCGTGAAATCGTAAATACTGTGCGTAAAAGAGTTATTGCTATTGAAGGCGGAATGATCGTCCGTGATGAGTACGGAGGTGACTACGGCTATGAAAACTAG
- the ftsX gene encoding permease-like cell division protein FtsX, which produces MKTRTIARHFRESFKSLGRNSWMTLASISAVTVTLLLVGVFAAIMMNLNKVASDLENDVEIRVMIDIIPEAEEAKLAEEQLLDEIHNMPDVEEVTYSSKEQELSKLIKDFGDELSLFEQNNPLYNVLYVKAVDPLKTADVAKQIDSLDNTFEVKYGEGKVEKLFNFLEIARNVGLVLILGLLFTAMFLISNTIRITIIARKDEIEIMKLVGATNSFVRIPFVLEGMWLGLIGSIIPVAAVTIAYYNIYDLLAPRLKGELFQLLEVTPLMYQVNGLIIFIGMFIGIWGSFMSVRKFLKV; this is translated from the coding sequence ATGAAAACTAGAACAATTGCCCGTCATTTCCGTGAAAGTTTTAAATCATTAGGCCGTAACAGCTGGATGACACTCGCTTCAATCAGTGCTGTAACGGTCACATTATTATTGGTCGGTGTATTTGCAGCGATTATGATGAATTTAAACAAAGTCGCTTCCGATTTGGAAAACGATGTTGAAATTCGTGTCATGATCGATATTATTCCGGAAGCGGAAGAAGCGAAACTGGCAGAAGAACAGCTTCTTGACGAGATTCATAATATGCCGGATGTCGAGGAAGTTACATATTCTTCAAAAGAACAAGAATTAAGCAAGTTAATCAAAGATTTTGGCGATGAATTAAGTTTATTCGAACAGAACAACCCGTTATACAATGTATTGTATGTCAAAGCTGTCGATCCTTTGAAAACAGCTGATGTCGCAAAACAGATTGATAGCTTAGACAATACTTTTGAAGTAAAATATGGCGAGGGTAAAGTAGAAAAACTATTTAACTTCTTAGAAATCGCTCGTAATGTTGGACTCGTATTGATTTTAGGACTGCTGTTCACAGCGATGTTCTTAATCTCTAATACAATTCGCATTACGATTATTGCACGTAAAGATGAAATTGAAATTATGAAGCTTGTAGGGGCTACAAATTCTTTCGTCCGCATTCCATTTGTATTGGAAGGAATGTGGCTTGGTTTGATTGGATCTATTATTCCAGTCGCAGCCGTTACAATTGCTTATTACAATATTTATGATTTATTGGCACCTCGATTAAAAGGGGAATTATTCCAATTGTTAGAAGTAACACCACTTATGTACCAGGTGAATGGTTTAATTATTTTCATCGGGATGTTCATCGGTATATGGGGAAGTTTCATGTCAGTTCGTAAGTTTTTAAAAGTATAA
- a CDS encoding peroxiredoxin family protein yields MKKNIGIGIILVLVITMLGTYIKAEINQSTAINENAIGKEVELGEEVGLEKGQFAPDFTLYNLQGEPLTLSELRGKRVVLNFWATWCPPCEAEMPHMQKYYEKYREEDNVEIVGVNMTYANEKLERVEQFLKSYEITFPIVLEQTEAVAYQYEIITMPTTYMIDTEGKIQKQIIGPLDLDALRENVMQLD; encoded by the coding sequence ATGAAAAAAAATATTGGAATCGGTATTATTTTAGTGCTTGTCATCACAATGCTTGGCACTTACATAAAAGCTGAGATCAATCAAAGTACGGCAATCAACGAAAATGCAATAGGAAAAGAAGTTGAACTGGGCGAAGAAGTGGGCCTCGAAAAAGGTCAGTTTGCACCGGATTTTACATTATATAATTTACAAGGCGAGCCACTGACACTTTCTGAGCTGAGAGGAAAGCGGGTCGTACTGAATTTCTGGGCAACGTGGTGTCCGCCATGTGAAGCAGAAATGCCGCATATGCAAAAATACTACGAAAAATATCGTGAAGAAGACAATGTGGAAATTGTCGGTGTCAATATGACGTATGCAAACGAAAAACTGGAGCGTGTGGAGCAGTTTTTAAAAAGCTATGAGATCACCTTTCCGATCGTACTGGAACAAACAGAAGCAGTCGCCTATCAATATGAAATTATAACAATGCCGACAACGTACATGATTGATACAGAAGGGAAAATACAAAAGCAAATCATTGGCCCGCTGGATTTGGATGCATTGCGTGAAAATGTCATGCAACTAGATTAA
- a CDS encoding sensor domain-containing diguanylate cyclase → MEKFYQEVLMNGIKDMVFILKVVNNDFRFQFINTAAMKRLNLSNQIIGSSIMEIEPKEKAIFLYKQYSKVVESQKSYTYEDVYEENGKKYYAETDLSPFFDEKGKVDRIIAVVRDITHERNALSDAMEMISGLAESNERYHSLFFHNTDGIFILNKMGYITDGNEATEHITGYKIKELFGKPLKELLDKEDTGNFDNLISEALKGTNQSGDLNFKNKNGEQINIIFKIIPLLIDEKIIGLYGILKDITEQLQSINKLEESEKRFRIIAENAHDLITLVNKDGEITYVSPSYKNILGYYHQEYLKKSFLHNVHIDDQERLVETVRNSISSGEPFTIQFRQKNAKGDMIWCESIGNPVFNQKNTFQHLVVLTRDITLRREYESKLKYFAYHDSLSDLPNRLFFKEQFAFAKEQFLTNNTPLALILLDIDHFKLINDTYGHDTGDAVIKEFGSRIKSTIRDHDMVARLGGDEFVILLSNIQSYNAIEIAERINHAIQQPWKLNGHTLTVTTSMGIATASSQLNFTESSLIKKADIALYEAKESGKNCYKLYNVNSPNLSSYTNKKTKL, encoded by the coding sequence ATGGAGAAATTTTATCAAGAAGTTTTAATGAACGGTATTAAAGATATGGTCTTTATTCTTAAAGTTGTAAACAATGATTTTCGTTTTCAGTTTATTAATACCGCTGCAATGAAACGTTTAAATTTGTCTAACCAGATTATTGGCTCAAGCATTATGGAGATTGAACCAAAGGAAAAGGCAATATTTTTATATAAGCAATACAGCAAAGTTGTTGAAAGTCAAAAAAGCTATACTTATGAAGATGTTTACGAAGAGAATGGTAAAAAGTATTATGCCGAAACCGATTTAAGCCCCTTTTTTGATGAAAAAGGTAAAGTTGATCGAATCATAGCGGTTGTACGCGATATTACACATGAAAGAAATGCGCTTTCAGATGCAATGGAAATGATAAGTGGACTGGCTGAAAGTAATGAGCGTTATCATTCTTTATTTTTTCATAATACAGACGGCATTTTTATTTTAAATAAAATGGGTTATATTACAGATGGAAATGAAGCGACTGAACATATTACCGGTTATAAAATAAAAGAATTATTTGGAAAACCACTTAAAGAGTTATTAGACAAAGAAGATACCGGCAACTTTGATAATTTGATAAGCGAAGCACTTAAAGGAACTAATCAAAGTGGAGATTTAAACTTTAAAAATAAAAATGGCGAGCAAATTAACATCATTTTTAAAATCATCCCGCTTTTGATCGATGAGAAAATCATTGGATTATACGGAATTTTGAAAGATATCACTGAACAGTTACAGAGCATTAACAAGCTGGAAGAAAGTGAAAAACGTTTTCGTATTATTGCAGAGAATGCTCATGACTTAATTACACTTGTTAATAAAGATGGAGAAATTACATATGTTTCCCCATCTTATAAAAATATATTAGGTTACTACCATCAGGAATATCTTAAGAAAAGTTTCCTTCATAATGTCCATATAGATGATCAAGAACGTTTAGTAGAAACTGTCCGTAATTCGATCAGTTCAGGTGAACCTTTTACTATTCAATTTAGACAAAAAAATGCTAAAGGAGATATGATTTGGTGTGAATCCATCGGAAATCCCGTGTTCAACCAAAAAAATACTTTTCAGCATCTGGTTGTACTCACTAGAGACATTACCTTAAGAAGAGAATATGAATCCAAATTGAAATATTTTGCTTATCACGATAGTTTATCAGATCTTCCAAATCGTTTATTTTTTAAAGAACAATTTGCGTTTGCAAAAGAACAGTTTCTAACAAATAATACACCTCTTGCTCTAATACTTTTAGATATTGACCATTTCAAACTGATTAACGATACTTATGGCCATGATACAGGAGATGCGGTTATTAAAGAATTTGGTTCTCGTATTAAATCAACTATCCGTGATCATGACATGGTGGCAAGATTAGGCGGAGATGAATTTGTTATTCTCCTCTCAAACATTCAAAGCTATAATGCAATAGAAATTGCAGAAAGAATCAACCACGCTATCCAGCAGCCTTGGAAACTGAACGGGCATACCTTAACGGTTACAACAAGCATGGGAATCGCAACGGCATCTAGTCAATTGAATTTTACGGAATCCAGTTTAATAAAAAAAGCAGATATTGCCCTATACGAGGCTAAAGAAAGCGGGAAAAATTGCTATAAATTATATAACGTTAACTCTCCCAACCTTTCTTCATACACAAATAAAAAGACCAAACTTTAA
- a CDS encoding murein hydrolase activator EnvC family protein, producing the protein MKKLTTRSFKTIAAILALVLFVQIPAASAATLDELKKERSQLEAEKKNINKSLEQKTNEIQTNQNRQQKIISQLEQLGAEINETNHKIAVVELDIEIANEEISILEDEIAELKEKIEQRNELLRERARAIQSSGTVSYLDVLLGANSFVDFIDRFSAVSTLMDADRQIMREQKEDQEKLEVQKLELVKKKENLEANKAKLKSLMASLNQQKKEKKKLVAELEKEEAKLRSEKTELKAEYDDKVELSKELEEKFLKEQRRLAEVARQKALEAAAAKKKKQNSSSNSAVSSGNLPVVSAGNWTRPAAGRFTSGFGRRDIGPIGSKNHLGIDIANSIGTPVVAAADGVVSYVGSMNGYGNVVMVTHSIEGQLFTTTYAHLSGFNTSVGASVSKGQQIARLGNSGNSTGPHVHFEIHVGEWNGSRSNAVNPLNYISL; encoded by the coding sequence TTGAAGAAGCTAACGACGCGTTCATTTAAAACCATTGCAGCAATACTTGCGCTAGTGCTATTTGTTCAAATACCGGCAGCATCTGCAGCAACATTAGATGAACTGAAAAAAGAGCGCAGTCAACTCGAAGCAGAAAAGAAAAACATTAATAAATCACTTGAACAAAAAACAAATGAGATTCAAACAAACCAAAACAGACAGCAAAAAATCATTTCACAACTAGAGCAACTTGGTGCTGAAATTAATGAAACGAACCATAAAATTGCCGTTGTCGAATTGGATATTGAAATTGCAAACGAAGAAATTTCTATTTTAGAAGATGAAATCGCAGAATTAAAAGAGAAGATCGAACAGCGAAATGAGCTATTGCGTGAACGTGCTCGCGCGATTCAGTCATCAGGTACAGTAAGTTACCTTGACGTATTGCTTGGAGCAAATAGTTTCGTAGACTTTATCGATCGTTTTTCTGCTGTAAGCACACTTATGGACGCTGATCGTCAAATTATGCGTGAGCAAAAAGAAGACCAGGAAAAGCTTGAAGTTCAAAAGCTGGAGCTTGTGAAGAAAAAAGAAAACCTTGAAGCGAATAAAGCGAAATTAAAAAGTTTGATGGCTTCATTAAATCAACAAAAGAAAGAAAAGAAAAAATTAGTAGCAGAGCTTGAAAAAGAAGAAGCGAAACTACGATCTGAGAAAACAGAACTTAAAGCTGAATACGATGATAAAGTAGAATTAAGTAAAGAGCTGGAAGAGAAGTTTCTTAAAGAACAGCGCCGATTAGCGGAAGTTGCCCGTCAAAAGGCATTGGAAGCTGCGGCTGCTAAAAAGAAAAAACAAAACAGCAGTAGCAATAGTGCTGTAAGTTCCGGAAACTTGCCGGTTGTTTCGGCAGGAAATTGGACAAGACCTGCAGCGGGTCGCTTTACATCAGGGTTCGGCAGACGTGATATTGGACCAATCGGAAGTAAAAATCACTTAGGAATTGACATTGCCAACTCAATCGGTACACCGGTTGTTGCAGCAGCTGATGGTGTTGTTTCGTATGTTGGTTCGATGAATGGTTACGGTAACGTAGTAATGGTTACTCACTCGATTGAAGGACAATTATTCACAACAACGTATGCCCATTTAAGCGGATTTAACACGAGTGTTGGGGCATCGGTTTCAAAAGGTCAGCAAATTGCACGACTTGGAAATTCAGGTAACTCAACAGGACCTCATGTACACTTTGAGATCCATGTCGGTGAATGGAACGGCAGTCGTTCAAACGCCGTAAACCCATTAAATTATATTTCACTGTAA